CACCAGGTCTTGCTCTTTAAGCCATAAAAAGGTCTCCTCCCGCAGGGAATCAAACCGGCGGCCGACCCTGTCTTTGAACAATGCCTTGTCGGTTGGTTTGTCGTCACCGATCAACATGCATTCGGGATCGCGACGACGCATGTAGGGTTCCATATAATTGACGGCAAATCCATTGTTGCACGCAACAACGGTTGCTTCGCATATTTGCTTATCCCCAACGTTGTATGATACAGCATAGGATTTCTCCTGATCGCCGCCTGTTGCCATGCGCAATAATGCGGAACGTTTATCGATAACCCGGCACGACCCGGCATTGAATACTATATCCCGTACATGATCGGGCATGGTAATTTTTTCGAGTTTTTCATTATCGATATTTTTCAAATGTATTTCTCCTTCTCTTTTACATTATTTTTTCGGCCTCCAACAAAATAAGGCGCTCCCCGGGATTCGCTCGTCGGATTGTTCAATAGCCATTCACGACTATTTTTTAGTATGTAATTCCTTATCCCCTGCAATGACGGTTTCGGCCATATCCCGGCGATATTTTTCAATTTTTTCCGCCAGGGCTTCATCACCGAGCGCCAGCATTTGTACGGCCAGGAGAGCGGCATTTTTCGCGCCGCCGATCGATACGGTTGCAACAGGGACTCCCGGCGGCATTTGCACGATCGACAAAAGGGCGTCAAGCCCGCCGAGTTGGGCGCTTTGGATGGGAACACCGATAACCGGCACTGTTGTCAAACCAGCAATGACCCCGGGAAGATGCGCCGCCATTCCGGCTGCGGCAACAACAATCCCCATTCCCCGCTCTTTGAGACCGTCGGCGTACTCTTTGACCAACCCCGGAGTACGATGCGCCGATAAGGCACGCATTTCGTACGAGACCCCGAACTCCTTGAGTATGTTTTCCGCTTTTTCCATAACCGGCAGATCCGATTTGCTGCCCATGATAACTGATACGCCTTTTTTCATGATTTCCCCGCTTTCTATTGTTATTTTCTTGATTGTGAAGCTCTTCTGAGCCGGTCGTTTATTGCCAGACCCAGTCCCTCATCGGGAATGGGCGATGTTACGATGACATCCAGTTCCATACCGTCGAGTCTGCGTAGTGCGGCAAACAAGTTACACGCAGCTTCAGCCGGATCGCCCTTTGCGGACAAGACCTCGATTGCGGCATATTCCCCGGTATCGGACGATGATGGGGGTTTGAATGAAAGCAACCCTTTTCTTAACCCCGACGCTACGGGCGGTTCGTCCCCCATGACAAGCGGCGTTGCCGGTGCGTAATGACGAAGCTGCCTTCCGGGAGATACGCCGGTTAACGAATTATGGGGAGGCACGTTAACATCGCCGATAATGCCACGAATGTGTTCAAGGGGAACACCGCCGGGACGAAGCAATACCGGAGGAGTTTCGGTAAAGCCGATTATGGTAGACTCCACCCCCACCATGCATGGCCCCCCGTCAATGATCATGTCTATTTCCTTACCGAATTGGTCCCGAACATGGGCGGCGCACGTGGGACTGATATGACCGAATTTATTTGCGCTCGGAGCCGCCACGGGTGTTTGTGCGCTTTTTATCAGATCAAGAGCAATACGGTTATCGGGCATGCGGACCGCAACGTTTGGAAGCCCCGATGTGACTATATCGGGAATGTTTTCCCTTTTCGGTACAACAATCGTCAACGGCCCCGGCCAGAACGTTTCAATAAGCATACGAGCATTGGAGGGAATTGTTTCTGCAATCAAATCCAATTGTTTAAAATCATGAATATGGACAATAAGCGGATCGAATCGCGGGCGCTCTTTTGCGGCAAAAATCCCCGCTACCGCCTCAGGATTACAGGCGTCTGCACCAAGACCGTACACCGTCTCGGTAGGGAACGCCACAAGTCCCCCACGCCGAATAATATTCCCTGCAACGGCGACGGCATTCCCTTTGCTCATCGGCAACACCGAATCACCCATTACGCCCTTCCTTTTCCAGGTTCATCACTATTCGCTTTTCAATTGAATCAGTTTCTTCTATCGTGAATTTCTGTCCGGTAATCATCTCAAATAACTGGATATAGCGTCGTGACAACTCGATCACCAGTTCCTCGGGAGCGGGAGGTAATGTTTCATCCGTGTAAGGGTCACTGTTTTCCCTGAACCATAAGCGCAGGAACTCTTTATCGATGTTCTTCGGTTCTCTTCCCTGAGCGAATCGCTCCTCATAGGAATCGGCTATCCAATACCGTGAGGAATCGGGCGTATGAATTTCATCAATGAGAGTAACCGTGCCGTTGTCGTCAAGCCCGAATTCATACTTTGTGTCGACCAGAATCAGGCCGTTTTTCTTTGCAATCTCCTGACCGCGTTTGAAGAGATCCAACGCAATCCGACAAACCTCATCCAGCATCGGTTGCTTAATTATACCCCGGGCACTGATTTCATCAACGGAAATCGATTCATCATGGATATCCGATTTGGTAGTGGGCGTAAGTATGGGCTGTTCGAAACGCTGGTTTTTGACCATGCCGTCGGGAAGTGGATTGCCGCAAATGGAGCGCTCTCCACGCGAATAGAGTGTCCAGGCAGAAGTTTCGGTGGACCCGGTAAGATAACCGCGCACCACAAATTCAATCGGCAGGAGCCGGCATTTTTTTGCAAGCGTTATGTTTGGATCCGGTATGTTGATAACGTGATTGGGAACAATATCTTTTGTTTCATTGAACCAGAAAGCGCTTACCTGATTAAGGACCTGTCCTTTGTAGGGTATTGTAGCCAGAATCCGATCGAACGCACTGAGCCGGTCGGTAGTTATCAGGAGAAGCTTGTCGCCAAGATCGAAAATGTCACGTACTTTGCCTTTACGCCTGCCGGCAAATTTAAGAAAATCGGTGTTGCTCAGACAATTATCGATTGCCGATTGTATTTGTTCGTTTGACAGCATAAGCGATCCTCCTTTGGTTATCATTGTCCGGTTTCTACGTTTAGTCGTCGAACCGGGCCGATGTATGGTGAAAAAAAGGCCATTCGGACTACACATACCGTGGCGTCCCGAATGGCCTTTTGCCGGACCGACGGTTCTCCGTCACTCCCGCAAACTACCAGAACTCTTTTTTTTTAACTGCTCAGGTTCTTATGAACGATTTCAGTCTAAACACGGAATTCGGTAATTATTCAAGCATGAATACGTTTATCCGATTCCGGATCTTCCGGGAATGTTATCCGGAATGTTATAAAAAAAAGCCGTTCGAACTGTCTTTCGACCTTTTCGACCGGCTTTAGATTACTCATTCCGGATTCTGATATCACTTAACCTTGAATCCCGAATGCGCACTCCTTTAATAATTTTTTATAATATAATTTGTGCCTCGTAAGGTATCAACCGAGAAGAAAACAAAAATCGGTATGATCGACAGCCTGCGCACACAGCAAAAGAGACTTTAAAAAGAAATCGACCGGCTCCTCTCCTATTCGAACAGATTTTCCCGCCGGAGCTTCTTCACCCCCCATGTCGACCAGGTGTGAGAATTCAAATAATCGTCTCGTTTTATGTGATGCGCCGTTAAAAATGGAGATCGATATAGAGGTTCCATCGCCACCCCCATTCGAATTTGCCGGTAGCCGGATCTTCGACAAGGGGAACAATATCCCAGGCGATACTCCGAGCCAGGGTGGGCAACATGACACGAAAACCGAGTCCTATTGAATAACCGTCTTCGTGCCCCTTTCGGGGATGATAGGGCTCACTCCATTTATTCCAGACATAGGCGGCGTCAAAGAACAGGCAGCCGTCAAGACGGTAGTAGAAACCGCTCAGATCATAACCGAACTTACTGAAATCGATGATATCGCTGAACATATCAAAGGTGGGAGTGGTGAAAATCGGGAAACGGTATTCCATCGAGAAGGCGGCCAGGTTGTCGGCTTTACGGTTGTTGTCAATGGTTCCGTTTCCATAACCCCGGAGACTGCTTTCTCCACCGGCGCCGACCCTGTTGAGAATGCCGCCGTCACGGTCACGAAGCAACAGTTTTGTCCGGTAGGCAAATCGGTCCCGCTCGAAAAAACCTCGATGATAGAATTGAAACTGGGAATAGAGCTGAAAATACTGCTGAGAAAGCAGCTCGAGTTTATGCTCCCGGTCAAAGGTATACCCCAACGATTTGAGCACTTCGAGATGAGACTTGTTGTCAATTTTTGAACTGTCTTGATATCTATCGTAGTTCCGATAGACTTTTTCCGAAGGATGTAAGGGATTTGTCTGAAAGGAGACATTGCATTTCCATCCCTTGCGGCTGTCGAAGGCTCTGTCTCTTTTGTCGATATTCAGTCCGGAGAAAATGTGTGATTCGATAAACCATGTGTCTTTTGTAGGGATAACATATTCAACCGTATCCCAGACTTTGACGGGGTTGGATAAATCGCTCGAATCGATTTGTGCAATATATGGATGTTTCCGTATATCGTTTTCAATTACCATCGTATTGACAATACGAGGCTTGAATCCCGCGTATAAGACAATACCGTTACCAAAGCGTCGTCCTGCAGAACTCCGGAAATATGCTCGCTGTGTTCTCAGTGTATAGACCTGAGAGGGTTCATCGGAAATACCGGCGCTCAGATTGAGGTAATAGGGCGTTTTCAGGAATGGTTTGTGCCACGAAACTCCCAGCGACCGCCATTCAAGAAGGGTTATCGTGAGGGTCAGGGATTCCATCTTGCCCCGGAAATTCAATTTTGTTACCCCGAATTTCACTCGTCCTTTCTGCCACAACACCTTCGATTCTTTACCGTACCTTTCGAGCAAATCGCCACCGATTGTAGAAATGGTAAAAAAAGGCCGTTCGACAAGCAATACATAAAGAGTTACCGAACCGGCGGCGGACAGAGCAAATATGTCGACTTTAGCAAAAAGACCTGTTGATTCGAGCCTTTTTTTAGCGGACGGTATCATGGATGAATCAAAAACCTCACCGGTATCGATCTCCATGAAAAGAAGAATAAGTTCATGTTTTGTCGCCTTATTCCCCCTGACAACGATTTCTTTGACCAGCTTTTCGCCGGCAACCTTTTTCTTTACTTCGGCAGGCCGGGCATAAACGATACTGCAGAGGGAGTGAAGAATAAGTACCGCCGAAAAGATATACGTCAAAATACTGCTCATCTATCCCTGTCGGTAAAGGTGAGGAAGCACACGAAGTTTATTATAAAAAAAGGAAAGAAGTTCTGTAAGCCGGGTTTTGTCTTTCATGCACAGGGCATGAGAAGCAGCCATTTATCTACGCGACCTACCCGAGAGGATTGAGGACGAACAGCCCTCTCTGCCGTGCATTGCACGACAGACCCACTCTGCTTGGTCTTGCACCGGATAGGGTTTACCGGCTCCTCAGGTTACCCCTATGGACGGTGGGCTCTTACCCCACCTTTTCACATCTCACTCCATCCCGTCTGACCGGGACAGGGCGGTCTATTCTCTGTGGCACTTTCCGTTTCCGCAATGCGGAACCCCTGTTTAACACAGGGTATCCTGTTCTGTGGTGCCCGGACTTTCCTCCCCGGCCATGCTCGCACATAACCGGAGCGACTGCTCGAACTTCTTTCCCTTAAAACTACGAATATCAACAACTAATCATTATATCATTATAAAATAATGTATGCTTTAATAAAGAGAGTTGAAAGTTGAAGGTCGAGGTGGCATTTATGATTCCGGTAGGGCTTGGGGGCTATTCCCTCCCCCGGTCGGGACCATGCTAAAACCCAGCTTGGAAAATGCTTTTTCCGGTAGTCCAACCCCCCCGCGCTTCGCCCGCCCTCCCCACACTTGGGGGAACAGACCCAACAGAAACATACATTATAATCTCCTATGCTCGCTCTTTTTCTTTCTCCGATAGCGTACTATAGGAACACATCAATTATTTTGATAATAAGAAGTTGGAAATGCGCTTTTTATACCATTTTTCATGGTTAAATTTTATAATTATATCTTTCATTTATGGTTTACAGGTCTTCTTTATATAGCCGCCTTTCTGGGTTATATTTTCTACGGATTGTTATGGGCGCTTAGATTTATGCAGAAATATTTACGAGCAACAGTCATTATTATAGTAGCGGCGGTCCTGATTGGTGCAGGGGTATTCATGTATTATTTCTCCTCATTTGGAACGCAGGATCGTGAAATTGAGCTGGTTATCGAACCCGGAACTTCATTGAAATCGATAGCTGGCAGTCTTGAAAAAAAAGGGGTCGTTAAATCCGACGCCATGTTGCTTTTATGGTTGAAAATCAACGATCTGGATACAAAGGTAAAGGCGGGTAAATGCATATTCCTCGAAAATGAAGGGATTATTGCTGCATCCAGGAAGCTTCTTGATGCACAGCCGATTGAAATCAGCGCTACGGTCCGGGAGGGTTTGACGATCGAGCAGACAGCCCGGGTATTCGCAAAGACATTCCCCATCGACACCACCAAATTCCTTGCCCTGTGCCGCAGCGATTCGTTCACTTCCCGCTTTTCCATACCCTCCGGCAGCGTTGAGGGCTACCTTTTTCCCGATACTTATTTTTTTCCCGAAGAGGTTTCTGCGGGTGAGATTATCGATCGTATGCTCGATCGATTTGAACGGGCCTGGAGCAACCTGGATTTTTCCGAAGAAATAAAATCGAAATACTCGATGCATGAAATTGTCACCATGGCATCGATTGTTGAAAGGGAAGCGACACTACCCGAGGAGCGCCCACGGATCGCCGGCGTTTTTTACAATCGTTTGCGTCTCGGTTATCCCCTCGGAGCCGATCCTACCGTCAGATATCTGCTCCGCAAATTTTCAGGACCGCTTCGTGTATCCGAACTCAATACATCATCACCCTACAATACCCGAAAATACCCCGGCTTACCCCCCGGCCCTATCTGTTCACCCGGCGCAAGCTCGCTCCAGGCATCGGTTTCACCCATGGACACCAAGGAATTATATTTTGTGGCAAAATGGGATGGTTCCGGTGCTCACGATTTTTCGGTGACCGGAGCCGAACATGAACGAAAAAAACGAAAAATTCGTCGTATGAATGAAAAGAGAAAAAGGGCTCAAAAGTGATTGTATCGCCTATTCAAAAACTGTCTCAATGGATTGCCGCTCTGTGCTGTATCGGATTTCTTACCCTCCCCTCTTCGGCCCAGGAAATGCTTCAACCCCGGCGGTTGATCGATGCTCATACGGCAGGAGTTCTTCCCAAAGCATACTTCGACTTCGAAACCCGCATCTTTTCAAGCGGTGACAGCACTATCCATGGCGCCGGACTGTATGTGGGGATCTCAGTCGGCATCACCGACCGCCTCAATATCGGTCTCGGATATGGCGGTGACGGTCTCATTGGACGGGGAAAAGCACGGGCCAATCCCTATCCCGGCGCGCATATCAAATACCGTCTTATCGAAGAAAATTATGTATTCCCCGCCCTTGCTGTCGGCTATGATCACCAGGGATACGGTGGAATCGAATATGATGACAATTACAACGGCTATGTCTACAAATCCCAGGGTTTCTTTGCAGCACTGAGTAAAAACTATCTCCTCTTCTCCAAAGTACAGCTTGGATTCCATGGAGCGATAAACTATTCACTCGAAGAAATCCCCGTGGTGAAATGGCCCAACGGCTTTATCGGCATGGATATGGGTATCAACGAAGAACTCTATATTGCAGTCGAATATGATATGGCGCTCCATTATAAAGATCCGGGAAGCGATACGTATTATCACCCCTTAAAGGGGTATTTCAATGCGGGCCTTCGATGGGCATTTTCACCATCCTTTTATATCGAATTCGACGCCAAAGACATCTTTGAGCATAAAGTCAATAATACCACCGATGAAAAAATCGGCTGGAGCAGGGAACTGAAACTGGTGTATGTCACGCAGTTTTAATGGTTCTCCTCTATTTCATGTATTTTTTCCGAGAAACAATTACTGCACTAAAGGCAACACTATGCAAATCGATACAATAAATAAGCACTCCAAAGCACTTTCAGCAACGAACGCCGGTATCCTTGTTTTTCTTGTATGCGCGCTATGGGGAGCATCGCCGGTTTCGGCCCAGGTCCAAAAAGCCCCCACCGATTCATCACAGCAGATCGCCGACAGAATCGTTAATTCTAAAGTGCCGGTGCTGATCGATTTCTGGGCGCCCTGGTGCATGCCCTGCAAAATGCTTAATCCGATCATAAAAAAACTCGAGAAAAAATACACCGGCAAAATCGAGGTGATCAAAGTAAATACCGATATTCATCGTGGCCTCGCCGCCTATTTTGGTATCTCGGGTATTCCGGCAGTGTTTCTGGTAAAGGATAAAGCAGTCGTCAAAGCCCTTCCCGGCCTCCAGCCCGAGGAAAAATACGACCAGGCCATCCAGGAGCTCCTTCAGAAAACCGCGGCAAATAAGGGGCAAGATAATTCGAAATCTCAACCCGATTCGAGCAAAAAACAATAGCCCCCGGAGTGGTAATGTACGCCGATTATTCGATACCTGAAAAACACTTGCGCATCAGGGCCTGAAAACCATTTTTCCTTTGCCTGATTTTTTCTCATATTCTGTTTCCTTCCGGATGGGCCGGGGAAAACAACAGCCCTCAACAAGTCATGACAAATCGTAAAAAACCCGAACTTCTCGCCCCTGCGGGCAGTTATCAGATCGCCGAAGCCGCCTTTTCCCACGGCGCCGACGCCGTCTATATCGGACTGGGAAAACATAACCTTCGTGCCCACTCCCCCAATTGTTCACCCGAAGAACTCGGCGAGGTTATCCGCCTTGCCCGGGAAAATCACAAAAAAGTCTTTACGGCATTGAATGTTATGCCCGATGATAAAAAAATCGAGGAAATTGATGCGGAACTTGTGGACCTGAAAAGCCGGGGAATATTCCCTCACGCGTTTATCGTGAGTGATCCCGGAGTGATGCTGCTTTGTAAAAAGCATTGTCCCGAAATACCGCTCCACCTGAGTACTCAGACCGGTATGTTTAATTCCAGGGCCATGCAATTCTGGGCAAGCCAGGGGATCGAGCGGGTAATTCTCCCCCGTGAATTATCGATCGGTCAGATAGCGGATATTTCGTCCCATGCTCTTACTGAAACCGAAGTATTTATTCATGGCGCCATGTGCATGTCGATCTCCGGACGGTGCCTTCTGGGAGCCTATATGGCCAATCGTCACCCGAATTTCGGCGATTGCCCTCAACCCTGCAGGCTCAAATACCGGATCGCCCCTCTCTACGACAATAAAGAAGCTTCCGAAGAATGGATCACGATCGAGCAGGAGCCCGATGAAGCCTATATTCTCAATTCGAAGGATCTCAATACCCTTTCGATACTCGATGAAATCATTGCAACCGGGGTCTCCTCCCTTAAAATTGAAGGGAGAAATAAGAGTATTCATTATGTATCGGCTGTTGTAAAGGCCTACCGTGAAGCAATCGATTTGTGCCTGAAAAATCCATCGTTATACGAACCACAGCCTCATTGGATCGAGGAACTCGACAATCTCGATCATCGCCCATACACCACCGGTTTTTACAACGGTGAAATCGCACTCCAGGAAATATTTTCATCCAAGGCTGCCCAATCGATCCGCGTGGTGGGAATAGTCCGCGAACTGTTTCAGGACAACCGGGCGGTTATCGAGGTGAAAAACCCGTTCACCATGGGAGAACAGCTCAGTATTCTCCCCTCAAAACCAGGGAAAATTCCCTTTGAAACAGAAATCCGGACAATCTCCGACCTTCACAAAAGGGATCTTGAACGGGCGGTCACCAATAAACTTGCCGTCATAACAACCGACAGGAAATTGCATGTGGGTGACATGATGAGGAGGAGAAAGAAAAAGATTAAGGATAACCGGATCGGTTCCGACAAATGAAGAAAAGAAATATATCGAACACCAGGAGGAGAGTCATCTCCGCCTTCTTTCCCCCAAGTGTGGGGGGCGGGCGAAGCCGGGGGGTTGGGCTATCGGGAAAAGCATTTTCCAGGCCGGGTATAAGGGCCGCCCAGGCCCTTCCGGAATCATATTTTTACCCGGTAACCTGCCCATGCCCCACGCACTCATAATCAATCCCTGGGCCACCGATTTCAAGCTCTATGATGAATGGATGCATCCGTTGGGGCTCTATTTTCTCCTTTCACTTTTGCAGCACAACAACTGGGAAATAGACTTTGTCAACTGTCTCGACAGGGGCCCTTCAACCAAGACGAAACGATATGACACCGGCGATTTTGACAGCAGAGGATATCCACGTCCGGCGGTTTACCGCTCAATTCCGAGAAGATATAAAATGTATGGTATCTCTTGTGAAGAATTTAATTTATCGCTCGATTCTCTCACCACTCCCGACATCATCTTTGTCGGCTCGGGCATGACCTACTGGTATCCCGGCCTCGCGGCGACCCTGGACCATCTCCGAACACGGTACCCCCGGATTCCAATACTGGTCGGCGGAACGACCGCCACGCTCATGCCTCATTTGCTTACAAACCGGGATGAGTATACCTTTGTTTTTACCGGACCCCTGACCGCCCGCGCCGGCGGTCCTCCCTTAGAATTACCGGGCGGACACGCACTTGGATGTGCCGATTGGTCTCCGGGGCTTATCGATGCTTTCAAACATTTCGACACCCTCCGTCACGGGCCGATACTCGCCACCACCGGCTGTCCCTATTCCTGCACCTACTGTGCATCAAAACAACTTCAGGGACCATTTAACCCCCGGCCGATCGAGCGCGTTGTAAAGGAAACCGGCTTTCTGATCGATACACTCGGTGTGAGTAATTGCTCCTTTTTCGACGATGCCCTGCTTTACGATTCCAACAACCATTTCTTTCCTCTCATGAATGAAATTCCCCAAGCCGATATCTGCTTTCATGCCCCCAACGGCCTTCACCTCCGGTGGATCACCACAAAAACAGCCGCTCTCATGAAAAAACGGAATTTCAAAACCCTCCGGTTCGGCTATGAAAGCGGCATGGGTAAATACAGCAAAGACACCAACCAAAAAGCATCACTCCGTCTGGTCGAAGAAAAGACCTCATTGCTCTATGACGCCGGTTTTGAAGGCAGAGATATCGGGATCTATGTCATGGCCGGACTCCCCGGACAAAGACCGGATGATGTTATAGGGGAGATAAAAGCGGTGGCACAATTCGGCACAAAAGTAAAACCGGTATTCCTCTCCCCTGTTCCCCATACGCCCCTGTTCGGTTATTACGCAGAACTCTTCCCCCAAATCCGTACCGACCCGCTGTGGCAGAACGATGTCTTCTTTATCACCCAACTCAGCGGGTGGGATGAAAAGAGCATTGAGGAAATAAAACACCGAGGAAAAGCTGGAACACAATGATTACAGTAGGAAAGACGATAAAAATAACACCCGAAAAGGTTTTATCGTTCAGAAAGAATTGATCTGGCTGCTTCGCACAGATAAGAGGGTTAGTCTATTTCTGATAAAACCTTATACGTTGATGAAAATAAACCGGAACGAATTAATTGACAGAAGGAATAGCGACAATCATCTTGAAGATGTCAGAGAGCAGATTCCGATTTTCTTCAATATCAAAGCCGGCATTCCGGACGTTGTCCACGGTGTTTCTGTTGATATGAACGCCGGTTCGTGCTACAACAGCCGGGGCGAGACGGTCGAAAAACGCACCAAGCAACTTACCCTTTGGGCGAACATGCTCAAGGGCATAGAATTTACCCTATGGCTTCAGTACCCTTCTGATTTCGGATAATCCCTTCATCGTGTCTGGCGCCGAACAAAATACAAAAGTAGCCACAACTGTATCGAAGGTGTTTGATTCGAATTGCAGTGCTTCGATGTCCATTTCCCGTAAATCAACATTTGACTGGAGCTTTTCGGCTCGTTTGCGCGCTCGCTTGAGCATTTCGGGGCTGAAATCGATGGCGCTAATGTGCATGTCC
The sequence above is a segment of the Chitinivibrionales bacterium genome. Coding sequences within it:
- a CDS encoding U32 family peptidase, which translates into the protein MTNRKKPELLAPAGSYQIAEAAFSHGADAVYIGLGKHNLRAHSPNCSPEELGEVIRLARENHKKVFTALNVMPDDKKIEEIDAELVDLKSRGIFPHAFIVSDPGVMLLCKKHCPEIPLHLSTQTGMFNSRAMQFWASQGIERVILPRELSIGQIADISSHALTETEVFIHGAMCMSISGRCLLGAYMANRHPNFGDCPQPCRLKYRIAPLYDNKEASEEWITIEQEPDEAYILNSKDLNTLSILDEIIATGVSSLKIEGRNKSIHYVSAVVKAYREAIDLCLKNPSLYEPQPHWIEELDNLDHRPYTTGFYNGEIALQEIFSSKAAQSIRVVGIVRELFQDNRAVIEVKNPFTMGEQLSILPSKPGKIPFETEIRTISDLHKRDLERAVTNKLAVITTDRKLHVGDMMRRRKKKIKDNRIGSDK
- a CDS encoding phosphoribosylaminoimidazolesuccinocarboxamide synthase, with translation MLSNEQIQSAIDNCLSNTDFLKFAGRRKGKVRDIFDLGDKLLLITTDRLSAFDRILATIPYKGQVLNQVSAFWFNETKDIVPNHVINIPDPNITLAKKCRLLPIEFVVRGYLTGSTETSAWTLYSRGERSICGNPLPDGMVKNQRFEQPILTPTTKSDIHDESISVDEISARGIIKQPMLDEVCRIALDLFKRGQEIAKKNGLILVDTKYEFGLDDNGTVTLIDEIHTPDSSRYWIADSYEERFAQGREPKNIDKEFLRLWFRENSDPYTDETLPPAPEELVIELSRRYIQLFEMITGQKFTIEETDSIEKRIVMNLEKEGRNG
- the mltG gene encoding endolytic transglycosylase MltG, translated to MVKFYNYIFHLWFTGLLYIAAFLGYIFYGLLWALRFMQKYLRATVIIIVAAVLIGAGVFMYYFSSFGTQDREIELVIEPGTSLKSIAGSLEKKGVVKSDAMLLLWLKINDLDTKVKAGKCIFLENEGIIAASRKLLDAQPIEISATVREGLTIEQTARVFAKTFPIDTTKFLALCRSDSFTSRFSIPSGSVEGYLFPDTYFFPEEVSAGEIIDRMLDRFERAWSNLDFSEEIKSKYSMHEIVTMASIVEREATLPEERPRIAGVFYNRLRLGYPLGADPTVRYLLRKFSGPLRVSELNTSSPYNTRKYPGLPPGPICSPGASSLQASVSPMDTKELYFVAKWDGSGAHDFSVTGAEHERKKRKIRRMNEKRKRAQK
- a CDS encoding radical SAM protein, translating into MPHALIINPWATDFKLYDEWMHPLGLYFLLSLLQHNNWEIDFVNCLDRGPSTKTKRYDTGDFDSRGYPRPAVYRSIPRRYKMYGISCEEFNLSLDSLTTPDIIFVGSGMTYWYPGLAATLDHLRTRYPRIPILVGGTTATLMPHLLTNRDEYTFVFTGPLTARAGGPPLELPGGHALGCADWSPGLIDAFKHFDTLRHGPILATTGCPYSCTYCASKQLQGPFNPRPIERVVKETGFLIDTLGVSNCSFFDDALLYDSNNHFFPLMNEIPQADICFHAPNGLHLRWITTKTAALMKKRNFKTLRFGYESGMGKYSKDTNQKASLRLVEEKTSLLYDAGFEGRDIGIYVMAGLPGQRPDDVIGEIKAVAQFGTKVKPVFLSPVPHTPLFGYYAELFPQIRTDPLWQNDVFFITQLSGWDEKSIEEIKHRGKAGTQ
- a CDS encoding threonylcarbamoyl-AMP synthase, producing MSKGNAVAVAGNIIRRGGLVAFPTETVYGLGADACNPEAVAGIFAAKERPRFDPLIVHIHDFKQLDLIAETIPSNARMLIETFWPGPLTIVVPKRENIPDIVTSGLPNVAVRMPDNRIALDLIKSAQTPVAAPSANKFGHISPTCAAHVRDQFGKEIDMIIDGGPCMVGVESTIIGFTETPPVLLRPGGVPLEHIRGIIGDVNVPPHNSLTGVSPGRQLRHYAPATPLVMGDEPPVASGLRKGLLSFKPPSSSDTGEYAAIEVLSAKGDPAEAACNLFAALRRLDGMELDVIVTSPIPDEGLGLAINDRLRRASQSRK
- a CDS encoding BamA/TamA family outer membrane protein, producing MSSILTYIFSAVLILHSLCSIVYARPAEVKKKVAGEKLVKEIVVRGNKATKHELILLFMEIDTGEVFDSSMIPSAKKRLESTGLFAKVDIFALSAAGSVTLYVLLVERPFFTISTIGGDLLERYGKESKVLWQKGRVKFGVTKLNFRGKMESLTLTITLLEWRSLGVSWHKPFLKTPYYLNLSAGISDEPSQVYTLRTQRAYFRSSAGRRFGNGIVLYAGFKPRIVNTMVIENDIRKHPYIAQIDSSDLSNPVKVWDTVEYVIPTKDTWFIESHIFSGLNIDKRDRAFDSRKGWKCNVSFQTNPLHPSEKVYRNYDRYQDSSKIDNKSHLEVLKSLGYTFDREHKLELLSQQYFQLYSQFQFYHRGFFERDRFAYRTKLLLRDRDGGILNRVGAGGESSLRGYGNGTIDNNRKADNLAAFSMEYRFPIFTTPTFDMFSDIIDFSKFGYDLSGFYYRLDGCLFFDAAYVWNKWSEPYHPRKGHEDGYSIGLGFRVMLPTLARSIAWDIVPLVEDPATGKFEWGWRWNLYIDLHF
- the purE gene encoding 5-(carboxyamino)imidazole ribonucleotide mutase, whose protein sequence is MKKGVSVIMGSKSDLPVMEKAENILKEFGVSYEMRALSAHRTPGLVKEYADGLKERGMGIVVAAAGMAAHLPGVIAGLTTVPVIGVPIQSAQLGGLDALLSIVQMPPGVPVATVSIGGAKNAALLAVQMLALGDEALAEKIEKYRRDMAETVIAGDKELHTKK
- the trxA gene encoding thioredoxin; the encoded protein is MSRSFNGSPLFHVFFPRNNYCTKGNTMQIDTINKHSKALSATNAGILVFLVCALWGASPVSAQVQKAPTDSSQQIADRIVNSKVPVLIDFWAPWCMPCKMLNPIIKKLEKKYTGKIEVIKVNTDIHRGLAAYFGISGIPAVFLVKDKAVVKALPGLQPEEKYDQAIQELLQKTAANKGQDNSKSQPDSSKKQ